One region of Alphaproteobacteria bacterium LSUCC0719 genomic DNA includes:
- the mutY gene encoding A/G-specific adenine glycosylase: MSKATFPATAVFDWYDRHGRHLPWRHRWPDLAPAYHVWLSEIMLQQTVVATVIPYFLEFTRRWPGVCDLAAADQDEVMAAWAGLGYYARARNLHRAARMVCDDLDGAFPDDVDGLRRLPGIGPYTAGAIAAIAFGRRSTVVDGNIERVLARYFAISTPLPAAKSEIGGLYDAILPADRPSDFPQALMDFANAVCTPRNPGCMACPLAEGCAAGHAGTPEQWPVKAPKKTKPERRGIAFVAMDGDGQAFMVTRPERGMLGGMLAFPSAGWTGEDGPYDVDNPLASSPFAADWRMAGERVSHVFTHFTLTMDVAIAECPAATPTEDWHAVRPASLPTLMRKVWTVARRQTTRQ; encoded by the coding sequence ATGAGCAAAGCGACCTTTCCCGCAACGGCTGTTTTCGACTGGTATGACCGTCATGGCCGCCACCTGCCCTGGCGGCATCGCTGGCCGGATCTGGCACCCGCCTATCATGTCTGGCTGTCGGAAATCATGCTGCAGCAGACGGTGGTCGCGACGGTCATTCCCTATTTTCTGGAATTCACCAGACGCTGGCCCGGCGTCTGCGACCTTGCGGCTGCCGATCAGGACGAAGTGATGGCGGCCTGGGCCGGGCTTGGTTACTACGCACGGGCGCGCAACCTGCACCGCGCCGCCAGAATGGTATGTGACGATCTCGATGGTGCGTTTCCCGATGATGTTGACGGGCTGCGTCGTCTTCCGGGAATCGGCCCCTATACGGCCGGGGCTATCGCGGCAATCGCCTTTGGCCGCCGCAGTACGGTTGTCGATGGCAATATTGAACGGGTTCTGGCGCGGTATTTTGCGATCTCGACACCGCTCCCTGCGGCCAAGTCCGAAATTGGCGGCCTCTATGACGCTATCCTGCCGGCAGACCGTCCGTCGGACTTTCCGCAGGCGCTGATGGATTTCGCCAATGCCGTCTGCACGCCGCGCAACCCCGGTTGCATGGCCTGTCCGTTGGCCGAGGGATGCGCGGCAGGCCATGCCGGCACGCCCGAGCAGTGGCCTGTAAAGGCACCCAAAAAGACCAAGCCGGAACGCCGCGGCATTGCCTTTGTCGCAATGGATGGTGACGGTCAGGCATTCATGGTGACACGGCCTGAACGCGGCATGCTTGGCGGCATGCTTGCCTTTCCATCCGCCGGATGGACCGGTGAAGACGGTCCCTATGACGTCGACAACCCGTTGGCCAGCTCACCTTTTGCTGCCGATTGGCGGATGGCCGGTGAAAGAGTCAGCCACGTGTTCACGCATTTCACCCTGACAATGGATGTCGCGATTGCCGAATGTCCCGCAGCCACCCCAACGGAGGACTGGCACGCTGTGCGACCGGCAAGC
- a CDS encoding DUF721 domain-containing protein has translation MTADRRHRMTRLSRLVDGMVAPSVRERGFVISRLVSNWRQIAGDMASWSRPTQLNLSRRGGGTLKVAIASGYGPIALQMKQPIMDRVNATFGYRAVAEVVFVQTLVPQPETPKHHPAPPPAPLAESIWELDARLEKIKSPEVRAALRRLGRAEGS, from the coding sequence ATGACCGCCGATCGCCGACACCGCATGACACGCCTATCAAGGCTGGTTGACGGCATGGTCGCGCCAAGTGTGCGTGAACGTGGCTTTGTGATCAGCCGCCTGGTATCCAACTGGCGTCAGATTGCCGGCGATATGGCCAGCTGGAGCCGTCCCACCCAGCTGAACCTGTCGCGTCGCGGAGGGGGCACGCTGAAGGTGGCAATCGCCAGTGGTTACGGGCCGATCGCGCTGCAGATGAAACAGCCGATCATGGACCGGGTCAATGCCACCTTTGGATATCGTGCCGTTGCCGAGGTGGTGTTCGTCCAGACGCTTGTTCCGCAACCGGAAACACCAAAACATCATCCAGCGCCGCCACCCGCCCCGCTTGCCGAATCGATATGGGAACTTGACGCCAGGCTTGAGAAAATCAAATCCCCTGAAGTGCGCGCCGCACTGCGCCGTCTTGGCCGGGCTGAGGGCAGCTGA
- a CDS encoding homoserine kinase, which yields MAVYTNVDDAALDRFLEAYDLGTVLSFAGIAEGVENSNYLLRTDRAHYILTLYEKRVDRADLPFFIEVMEVLAKSGLTCPLPVPARDGSVLQDLSGRPCAVFTFLDGTWSRYPNREKCAELGRTLAHLHLNCAPVSRRRPNALGPESWLPLLDSIGSQADVVGEGMQDAIRERLDSILGSWPTDLPTGVIHADLFPNNVLFIGDRLTGVIDFYFACDDILAYDLGICMNSWCFEPDGSFNLTKSRAMLKAYQSVRPLSEAETEAIPILAAGSAMRFFLTRLYDWIHTPSDALVSPKDPMEYWSILRFHQSVSGTTAYGIGL from the coding sequence ATGGCGGTATATACGAATGTTGACGATGCGGCGCTGGATCGGTTTCTGGAAGCCTATGACCTTGGCACCGTGCTGAGTTTTGCCGGCATCGCCGAAGGAGTGGAAAATTCCAATTATCTGCTTCGCACCGACCGTGCCCATTACATTCTGACGCTGTATGAAAAGCGGGTGGACCGGGCGGACCTGCCCTTCTTTATCGAAGTCATGGAAGTGCTGGCAAAATCCGGGCTGACCTGCCCGCTGCCGGTACCGGCGCGCGACGGCAGTGTTCTGCAGGACCTTTCCGGGCGACCCTGTGCCGTCTTCACCTTTCTTGACGGTACCTGGAGCCGCTATCCAAACCGTGAGAAATGTGCCGAGCTTGGCCGGACGCTGGCGCATCTGCATCTCAATTGCGCGCCGGTTTCACGGCGGCGGCCAAATGCGCTTGGACCGGAGTCATGGCTCCCACTCCTCGACTCGATCGGCAGCCAGGCGGATGTGGTCGGCGAGGGCATGCAGGACGCCATACGCGAGCGTCTTGACTCCATTCTTGGATCCTGGCCGACGGATCTGCCAACCGGCGTTATCCATGCCGACCTGTTTCCGAACAATGTATTGTTCATCGGCGACAGGCTGACAGGCGTGATCGATTTCTATTTCGCCTGTGACGACATTCTTGCCTATGACCTCGGAATCTGCATGAACAGCTGGTGCTTCGAGCCTGACGGCAGCTTCAACCTGACAAAATCTCGCGCCATGTTGAAGGCCTATCAGTCGGTGCGCCCCCTGAGCGAGGCTGAAACCGAGGCAATTCCCATTCTGGCGGCAGGCTCGGCAATGCGGTTCTTCCTGACCCGCCTCTATGACTGGATCCATACACCGTCCGATGCGCTGGTCAGCCCCAAGGACCCGATGGAATATTGGAGCATCCTGCGCTTTCACCAGTCGGTGTCGGGAACCACTGCCTATGGGATCGGACTTTAG
- a CDS encoding DsbA family protein — MKPNPETTPVLSRRRFAAMTACATSLVAVAPRAVASDDLLDRALAPRFVGNDDAPIRVAEYYSMTCGHCADFHNNTFPKVKAKLIDEGIVRFEMRPFPLDGLALRAHALVRAVPESKFFPLVKMLLAKQPVWVRAADPVAELQKMARLAGISADEFNGIMRNRPLLEGIVDLRQQGMDAWKISATPSFVVNDDLTISGNRNYDEFAELLSAYGA; from the coding sequence ATGAAACCGAATCCAGAAACCACGCCCGTCCTGTCTCGACGACGCTTTGCCGCGATGACTGCCTGTGCCACGTCGCTGGTCGCTGTTGCGCCGCGCGCCGTTGCCAGTGACGATCTGCTTGATCGCGCGCTGGCACCACGCTTTGTCGGCAATGACGACGCCCCGATCAGGGTGGCGGAATATTACTCGATGACATGCGGACATTGCGCCGATTTCCATAACAACACCTTTCCCAAGGTGAAGGCCAAGCTGATCGATGAAGGCATAGTCCGGTTCGAGATGCGCCCCTTCCCGCTTGACGGTCTGGCGCTGCGTGCGCACGCGCTGGTCCGCGCCGTGCCGGAATCGAAATTCTTCCCTCTGGTCAAGATGCTTCTTGCCAAACAGCCTGTCTGGGTGCGTGCCGCCGATCCGGTTGCCGAACTTCAGAAGATGGCACGGCTTGCCGGTATCAGCGCTGATGAATTCAACGGAATCATGCGCAACAGGCCGCTGCTGGAGGGTATCGTCGATCTTCGTCAGCAAGGTATGGACGCCTGGAAAATCAGCGCCACCCCGTCATTTGTCGTGAATGATGATCTGACAATTTCCGGCAACAGGAATTATGATGAATTTGCCGAACTGCTCAGCGCCTATGGGGCATGA
- a CDS encoding AtpZ/AtpI family protein, translating to MTGLCDDTDMNNNERHRGDDRLQELERRIDRMQEDRAEKARGPDRHGLPAGAGAILARVATELVAGVMVGSFIGWVLDRWFGTSPLFLVLLFFLGAAAGMLNVWRMVSGRGMAAGYFDEHRQDAGHEDKQDGK from the coding sequence ATGACCGGCCTCTGTGACGATACTGACATGAACAACAATGAACGGCACCGCGGCGATGACCGCCTGCAGGAACTAGAGCGCCGCATTGACCGCATGCAGGAAGACAGAGCCGAAAAGGCGCGCGGGCCCGACCGTCACGGTCTGCCAGCCGGTGCAGGGGCCATTCTGGCGCGTGTGGCAACAGAGCTTGTTGCCGGCGTCATGGTCGGATCGTTCATCGGCTGGGTGCTTGATCGCTGGTTTGGAACATCACCGCTGTTTCTGGTGTTGTTGTTCTTTCTCGGCGCTGCTGCCGGCATGTTGAATGTCTGGCGCATGGTGTCGGGACGCGGCATGGCCGCGGGGTATTTTGACGAGCATCGGCAGGATGCCGGGCATGAAGACAAGCAGGACGGCAAATAG
- a CDS encoding F0F1 ATP synthase subunit A: protein MHSPVEQFEIKPIIELNAGGFDISFTNSSLFMLLAMLVGGGFLFSAMRNRELVPGRMQGAAEMMYEFVADMVRSNVGNDGRAYFPFVFTLFVFLLFGNMLGLIPYSYTFTSQIIVTFAMAGFIFIAVTLIGLFKHGLHFFSFFVPQGAPKVLIPFLIVIEVISYFVRPVSLSVRLFANMLAGHTMLKVFAGLAVMISGAGGIAMTGSLLPFLALVGLTGLEVLVAALQAYVFTILTCMYLNDALHLH from the coding sequence ATGCATTCCCCGGTTGAGCAGTTCGAGATCAAACCGATCATCGAGCTTAATGCTGGCGGCTTCGACATCTCCTTTACGAATTCCAGCCTGTTCATGCTGCTGGCCATGCTTGTTGGCGGCGGCTTCCTGTTCAGCGCGATGCGCAACCGCGAACTGGTCCCCGGACGGATGCAGGGCGCGGCCGAGATGATGTATGAATTTGTGGCCGATATGGTGCGAAGCAATGTCGGGAATGACGGTCGCGCCTATTTCCCGTTTGTCTTTACCCTGTTCGTGTTCCTGCTTTTCGGCAACATGCTGGGGCTGATCCCCTATTCCTATACATTTACATCGCAGATCATTGTGACCTTTGCGATGGCCGGGTTCATCTTCATCGCCGTGACGCTGATCGGCCTGTTCAAGCATGGACTGCATTTCTTCAGCTTCTTCGTGCCGCAGGGTGCGCCAAAGGTGCTGATCCCGTTCCTGATCGTCATCGAGGTGATTTCCTATTTTGTGCGCCCGGTCAGCCTGTCTGTCCGACTGTTCGCCAACATGCTTGCCGGACACACAATGCTGAAGGTGTTTGCCGGTCTTGCGGTGATGATTTCGGGCGCCGGCGGAATTGCCATGACCGGGTCGTTGCTGCCTTTCCTGGCGCTTGTCGGCCTGACGGGTCTGGAAGTGCTGGTGGCAGCGCTTCAGGCCTATGTTTTCACCATCCTGACTTGCATGTATCTGAATGACGCGCTGCATCTTCACTAG
- the rnhA gene encoding ribonuclease HI produces MADRVTLHTDGSCLNNPGPGGWAAILQWREEMRELSGGMPDTTNNRMELQAAIEGLNALKRPMDIDLHTDSKYVMQGVTDWMPRWKANGWRTAAKKPVLNQDLWQALDEALQRHTVSWHWVKGHAGNELNERCDELARAAATELAGRSG; encoded by the coding sequence ATGGCCGACAGGGTGACATTGCATACAGACGGATCCTGCCTCAACAATCCCGGCCCCGGTGGATGGGCGGCAATCCTGCAATGGCGCGAAGAGATGCGTGAATTGAGTGGCGGCATGCCCGATACCACCAACAACCGCATGGAACTCCAGGCCGCCATCGAGGGGCTGAACGCATTGAAACGGCCGATGGATATCGACCTTCACACCGACAGCAAATATGTCATGCAGGGCGTTACCGACTGGATGCCCCGCTGGAAGGCCAATGGATGGCGCACCGCCGCCAAGAAGCCGGTATTGAATCAGGATCTCTGGCAGGCTCTTGACGAGGCGCTGCAACGCCACACCGTAAGCTGGCATTGGGTCAAGGGCCATGCCGGCAACGAGTTGAATGAACGGTGTGACGAGCTGGCCCGTGCCGCCGCCACCGAACTGGCCGGCCGGTCCGGCTAG
- a CDS encoding ATP synthase F0 subunit B, translated as MEGIVMESVWVAVGFVVFIALVWKKAGAALSAMLDERATKIRSELDEARALREEALDELHQFQRLHREAAEEAKAILKTAEATAERIRENAEKAAEETIKRREQQATAKIKAAEAALVSELREKASTLAIASAAQIITSKLDDKSSLALIDESAAEIEKLN; from the coding sequence ATGGAAGGCATTGTGATGGAATCCGTATGGGTGGCGGTCGGCTTTGTCGTCTTCATTGCCCTGGTATGGAAAAAAGCCGGTGCCGCCCTGTCAGCCATGCTTGACGAGCGGGCAACGAAAATTCGCAGCGAGCTGGACGAGGCGCGCGCGCTTCGTGAAGAGGCGCTGGATGAACTTCATCAGTTCCAGCGTCTGCACCGTGAAGCCGCCGAGGAGGCCAAGGCCATCCTGAAGACGGCCGAGGCCACCGCCGAGCGGATTCGCGAAAATGCGGAAAAGGCTGCTGAAGAGACCATCAAGCGTCGCGAACAGCAGGCAACTGCCAAGATCAAGGCAGCGGAAGCCGCGCTTGTATCGGAACTTCGCGAGAAAGCATCGACGCTTGCGATTGCGTCCGCAGCCCAGATCATCACATCAAAGCTGGACGACAAATCCAGCCTTGCCCTGATTGATGAATCGGCGGCCGAGATCGAAAAGCTCAACTGA
- a CDS encoding AAA family ATPase yields the protein MIFRTLKMTGFKSFADAAEVEIESGMTGIVGPNGCGKSNIVEGLRWVMGESNARQMRGSEMDDVIFSGTEQRPARNLAEITLHLDNSNRSAPSEFNGEDELEITRKIERGKGSSYFVNAKPARAKDVQLLFADSATGARSSGIVSQGRIGAIVGARPVDRRALLEEAANIRGLHARRHEAELRLRGAETNLERLDDVIAGLVEQRDSLRKQARQAARYRSVADRIRKADAQLLMARWHAAEASRTEADTALKAAQAAAADLTGAAAASATVRTERAAALPELREAEVARAAEYQRLAITRDELDREEARIRDAIERGVRQQDQMRDDIARETSLRSDADEAMARLGSEADALQVQIDDAAPQREEAAQQLAAVREEAGTAEARLADAAAQVRAAAATRDALATRITDLERRLAAASAALGDISLDSLQEEAARTQADFSSASEAATAARQHLDAAEKAFAEAQAAAETALAARRDAATGTARLQAEIDALSYLLTGPDSSADTPILDSLTVSGNMEKALTAYLAEELAAPAGTGETAYWRGGTDAPSLSPPDGTVALADFVSGAPELTTALAGVGVVDSASEAQSMHPSLQPGQALTTRDGGLWRWDGFVRRSAAQDSSAERIRQRQRLESLQADLVSATATETTQTEAATAAEDRLQSAREALADQRGTTEAAEAARATARQQEESARLRLDTAHQRASELDDAITSMNADLATANASAAALGDDAALASAEEDARQQAEAARGRLAEAMQSESRLAETLRAARNRLTSCQQEAAQWQQRQAGAATRVEQMQARLAEAEAEQARLAAMPDEITARRHDMADRLDAAETARQVAADALSLAETALAEAEAAQRDADAALAASREQLIRAEGMRERAEESRRVIFELIGEKLGCTPEGLPELAEAQDAGTLPELGILEDRVRRLIRERDNIGPVNLRAETEMAEVAGRIETMEAEAEDLVAAIEKLRTAIAKLNRQGREQLLGSFAEVNTHFKDLFKILFGGGTAELQLTESDDPLEAGLEILAQPPGKRLQSLSLLSGGEQALTALAIIFAVFLTNPAPICVLDEVDAPLDDTNVTRFCDLLREITNKTSTRFLVITHHRMTMARMDRLFGVTMEQRGISKLVSVDLQTAERIRDAAVA from the coding sequence GTGATTTTCCGTACCCTGAAAATGACAGGTTTCAAGTCCTTTGCCGACGCGGCAGAGGTTGAGATCGAGTCGGGCATGACCGGCATTGTCGGTCCGAACGGGTGCGGCAAATCCAATATCGTCGAGGGTCTGCGCTGGGTCATGGGCGAAAGCAATGCCCGGCAGATGCGCGGCTCGGAAATGGACGATGTGATCTTTTCCGGGACCGAACAGCGTCCGGCCCGCAACCTTGCCGAAATCACCCTGCATCTGGACAACAGCAATCGCAGCGCGCCAAGCGAGTTCAATGGCGAGGATGAGCTGGAGATCACGCGCAAGATCGAACGTGGCAAGGGAAGCAGCTATTTCGTCAACGCCAAGCCGGCGCGGGCCAAGGATGTGCAGCTTCTGTTTGCCGATTCCGCGACCGGCGCGCGCTCGTCCGGCATCGTCTCGCAGGGGCGCATCGGTGCCATTGTCGGTGCGCGGCCAGTGGATCGCCGGGCACTTCTTGAGGAAGCTGCCAACATTCGAGGGCTGCATGCCCGCCGCCATGAAGCCGAATTGCGGTTGCGTGGTGCCGAAACAAATCTGGAACGGCTTGATGACGTCATTGCCGGCCTTGTCGAACAACGCGACTCACTTCGCAAACAGGCACGCCAGGCCGCACGCTACAGGTCTGTTGCCGACCGGATTCGCAAAGCGGACGCACAGCTTCTCATGGCCCGCTGGCATGCCGCCGAAGCATCACGGACCGAGGCCGATACGGCACTGAAAGCCGCCCAGGCCGCCGCCGCCGACCTGACCGGGGCCGCGGCCGCCAGCGCGACGGTTCGCACCGAACGCGCCGCCGCCTTGCCGGAACTGCGCGAGGCGGAAGTGGCGCGCGCTGCCGAATATCAGCGCCTTGCCATCACGCGCGACGAACTTGACCGCGAGGAGGCGCGCATACGCGACGCCATTGAACGCGGGGTCCGGCAGCAGGATCAGATGCGTGACGACATTGCGCGCGAGACCTCGCTTCGCAGCGATGCCGACGAAGCGATGGCCCGGCTTGGCAGTGAGGCGGATGCTCTGCAGGTACAGATTGATGATGCAGCACCGCAGCGTGAAGAGGCGGCGCAGCAGCTTGCCGCCGTGCGCGAGGAAGCCGGCACGGCCGAAGCCCGGCTTGCCGACGCCGCCGCCCAGGTGCGGGCCGCGGCCGCCACCCGCGACGCACTCGCCACGCGGATTACCGATCTGGAACGCCGCCTGGCTGCCGCCAGCGCGGCCCTTGGCGATATTTCGCTGGACTCGCTGCAGGAGGAAGCTGCCAGAACACAGGCCGATTTCAGCTCTGCGAGCGAGGCGGCCACCGCCGCACGCCAGCACCTCGACGCCGCCGAAAAGGCCTTTGCCGAGGCACAGGCGGCCGCCGAAACCGCGCTTGCCGCACGGCGTGATGCGGCAACCGGGACAGCCAGACTACAGGCCGAAATCGATGCCCTGAGCTATCTCCTGACTGGCCCTGACAGCAGCGCCGACACACCGATCCTCGACAGCCTGACTGTCAGTGGCAACATGGAAAAGGCTCTGACGGCCTATCTTGCCGAGGAGTTGGCCGCACCGGCAGGAACAGGTGAAACGGCCTATTGGCGTGGCGGCACTGACGCGCCGTCGCTCAGCCCGCCTGACGGCACGGTAGCGTTGGCGGATTTTGTCAGCGGCGCACCGGAACTGACGACGGCACTTGCCGGTGTTGGCGTTGTCGACAGCGCGTCCGAGGCCCAGTCCATGCATCCGTCGCTGCAGCCGGGCCAGGCGCTGACAACCCGTGATGGCGGTCTGTGGCGCTGGGACGGATTTGTGCGCCGGAGCGCCGCCCAGGACAGCAGTGCCGAGCGCATTCGCCAGCGCCAGCGGCTGGAAAGCCTGCAGGCTGATCTGGTATCGGCCACCGCCACCGAAACCACACAGACCGAGGCTGCCACCGCCGCCGAGGACAGGCTGCAAAGCGCCCGCGAGGCACTGGCCGACCAGCGCGGGACCACCGAAGCCGCCGAAGCGGCCAGAGCCACAGCGCGTCAGCAAGAGGAAAGTGCCCGTCTGCGACTGGATACGGCACACCAACGTGCAAGTGAACTCGACGACGCCATCACCAGCATGAACGCCGATCTTGCCACCGCCAATGCCAGTGCGGCGGCGCTTGGCGATGATGCAGCCCTTGCCAGCGCCGAGGAAGACGCCCGCCAGCAGGCCGAGGCCGCACGCGGCAGGCTGGCCGAGGCGATGCAGTCCGAATCGCGTCTTGCCGAGACATTGCGCGCCGCGCGTAACAGGCTGACAAGCTGCCAGCAGGAAGCGGCGCAATGGCAACAACGCCAGGCCGGGGCCGCGACCCGCGTGGAACAGATGCAGGCGCGTCTTGCCGAAGCCGAAGCCGAACAGGCACGGCTTGCCGCGATGCCAGACGAAATCACCGCGCGGCGACATGACATGGCAGACAGGCTGGACGCGGCGGAGACCGCACGGCAGGTGGCGGCGGATGCCCTGAGCCTGGCGGAAACGGCACTTGCAGAGGCCGAAGCGGCGCAGCGAGACGCGGATGCCGCGCTGGCGGCCAGCCGCGAGCAGTTGATCCGGGCCGAAGGCATGCGCGAGCGCGCCGAGGAAAGCCGGCGCGTCATTTTCGAACTGATTGGTGAAAAGCTTGGCTGCACGCCGGAAGGGCTTCCCGAACTTGCCGAGGCACAGGATGCCGGAACCCTGCCCGAGCTTGGCATATTGGAGGACCGGGTACGGCGGTTGATCCGCGAGCGCGACAATATCGGCCCGGTCAATCTTCGCGCCGAAACCGAAATGGCCGAAGTTGCCGGGCGGATTGAAACAATGGAAGCCGAGGCGGAAGACCTTGTTGCCGCCATTGAAAAACTTCGTACCGCCATCGCAAAGCTGAACCGGCAGGGCCGCGAACAGCTGCTTGGCAGCTTTGCCGAGGTCAACACCCATTTCAAGGATCTGTTCAAGATCCTGTTTGGTGGCGGCACGGCGGAACTTCAGTTGACCGAGTCGGATGACCCGCTGGAGGCCGGTCTCGAAATTCTGGCACAACCACCCGGTAAACGGCTGCAATCCCTGTCGCTGCTGTCCGGTGGTGAACAGGCACTGACCGCGCTGGCGATCATCTTTGCCGTGTTCCTGACCAATCCCGCGCCAATCTGCGTTCTCGATGAGGTCGATGCCCCGCTTGATGACACCAATGTCACCAGATTCTGCGACCTGCTCAGGGAAATCACCAACAAGACAAGCACACGCTTCCTGGTGATCACGCACCATCGGATGACAATGGCGCGGATGGACCGGTTGTTCGGTGTGACCATGGAACAGCGCGGCATTTCGAAACTTGTCTCGGTCGATTTGCAGACCGCCGAGCGAATCCGCGACGCCGCTGTAGCCTGA
- the ispH gene encoding 4-hydroxy-3-methylbut-2-enyl diphosphate reductase: protein MDTTLLQDSKFLHLAAPRGFCAGVDRAVRIVEVALEKFGAPVYVRHEIVHNRTVVDGLAAKGAIFVEELDHVPEGAPVVFSAHGVARAVVEEAAQRNMIAVDATCPLVTKVHIEARRHAGQKRHILLIGHQGHPEVEGTMGQVEPGEMTLIETAEDARTVTPPQDAELAFATQTTLSVDDTAEIISILQFRFPEITGPRGEDICYATTNRQNAVKDIAGKCDLMLVVGAENSSNSQRLVEVALRAGAKRGRLVADSQAIDWNEVDAATHIGLSAGASAPESLVMDIINEMRTRYDLQLDENALVEETLTFKLPSILADGA from the coding sequence ATGGATACGACCCTTTTGCAAGATAGTAAATTTCTGCATCTGGCAGCGCCACGTGGATTTTGCGCCGGGGTTGATCGTGCGGTCCGCATTGTCGAGGTGGCATTGGAAAAATTCGGTGCCCCGGTCTATGTCCGTCATGAGATCGTGCATAACCGGACTGTCGTCGACGGCCTTGCTGCGAAGGGGGCCATTTTTGTCGAAGAGCTTGACCATGTGCCGGAAGGTGCGCCTGTCGTATTTTCGGCGCATGGTGTGGCACGCGCCGTTGTCGAGGAAGCGGCACAGCGCAACATGATCGCGGTTGATGCCACCTGCCCGCTTGTCACCAAGGTTCATATCGAGGCACGTCGGCATGCAGGTCAGAAGCGGCATATCCTGTTGATCGGCCATCAGGGTCATCCCGAAGTCGAGGGCACGATGGGTCAGGTCGAGCCCGGTGAAATGACGCTGATCGAGACAGCCGAGGATGCGCGAACCGTCACACCGCCGCAGGATGCCGAGCTTGCCTTTGCCACCCAGACAACCTTGTCGGTCGACGACACCGCTGAAATCATCTCTATCCTGCAGTTTCGCTTTCCGGAAATCACCGGACCGCGTGGCGAGGACATCTGCTATGCCACAACCAACAGGCAGAACGCGGTAAAGGACATTGCCGGGAAATGCGATCTGATGCTGGTGGTCGGAGCCGAAAATTCGTCGAACTCCCAGCGTCTGGTGGAAGTGGCGCTTCGTGCCGGTGCCAAACGGGGACGCCTTGTCGCCGACAGTCAGGCCATTGACTGGAACGAGGTCGACGCGGCAACGCATATTGGATTGTCAGCCGGCGCTTCGGCACCGGAAAGTCTGGTCATGGACATCATCAACGAGATGCGCACGCGCTATGACCTGCAGCTTGACGAAAACGCACTTGTCGAGGAAACCCTGACCTTCAAGCTTCCCAGCATTCTTGCCGACGGGGCGTAG
- a CDS encoding ATP synthase subunit C family protein has translation MEVEAAKMIGAGLAVIALAGVGVGIGNIFSALVTSIARNPAARGEVFGIGILGFALTEAIALFALVVALLLLFAL, from the coding sequence ATGGAAGTAGAAGCTGCAAAAATGATCGGTGCCGGACTGGCTGTGATCGCTCTTGCCGGCGTTGGTGTCGGTATCGGCAACATCTTCTCCGCTCTTGTGACTTCGATTGCCCGCAATCCTGCAGCCCGCGGTGAAGTGTTCGGCATCGGCATTCTGGGCTTTGCCCTGACTGAAGCTATCGCGCTGTTCGCGCTGGTTGTTGCGCTGCTGCTTCTGTTCGCCCTCTAG